The Aquisalimonas asiatica genome has a window encoding:
- a CDS encoding DHA2 family efflux MFS transporter permease subunit — translation MTSETEQLFQRYGPAYKWLATATVMLGTLSMTLATTIVNVAIPDIMGVFGIDQSQAQWLSTGFLAAMTAFMLLSAWALSAFGMRAAYIGAMVIFILSAVAGGLSVNEDMVILSRVVQGAMAGIIQPLAMTIIFMVFPQRQRGLGMGIYGLGVILGPAVGPALGGVLVDWFSWRAVFFLPIPTCLIGIAFALLFLAGRESRGPRPVFDWIGFSFLVAFLVCLLWATSNGQRLGWNSMLIQGLLTVAAASLMAFIYWQLRSEEPLINVRIFAVPGFAAGSIIGFCFGAALFGTTYLIPLFVQEIQQFTATKAGLLLMPAGLVMALSFPLSGHLSDRLPPHVPIAIGLVLIAVSCFALGMADVNTAFWIMVFWITVGRVGMGLGLPSINAGSLRTLDFSQVSQGAGAVNFSRQLGGALGVNALSVILDRRTWFHTEVMAQTQTADNPMTRQVLARFQELAQRLGVGADRLEPEALRFLGEMVYRQGYARGFQDSFMVLGVVFLLALIPAWLMGRLIKQ, via the coding sequence TTGACGTCCGAGACTGAACAGCTCTTCCAGCGCTACGGGCCGGCCTACAAGTGGCTGGCCACGGCCACGGTGATGCTGGGCACCCTGTCCATGACCCTCGCCACCACCATCGTCAACGTCGCCATCCCGGACATCATGGGCGTGTTCGGGATCGATCAGAGCCAGGCGCAGTGGCTCTCCACCGGTTTTCTCGCCGCCATGACGGCCTTCATGCTGCTCTCCGCCTGGGCACTCAGCGCTTTCGGCATGCGCGCGGCCTACATCGGCGCCATGGTCATCTTCATCCTCTCTGCCGTGGCCGGCGGCCTGAGCGTGAACGAGGACATGGTCATCCTCTCGCGGGTGGTGCAGGGGGCCATGGCCGGCATCATCCAGCCCCTGGCCATGACCATCATCTTCATGGTCTTCCCGCAGCGCCAGCGCGGCCTCGGCATGGGCATCTACGGCCTGGGGGTGATTCTCGGGCCGGCGGTGGGGCCGGCGCTGGGCGGCGTGCTGGTGGACTGGTTCTCCTGGCGCGCGGTGTTCTTCCTGCCCATCCCCACCTGCCTGATCGGTATTGCCTTCGCGCTGCTGTTCCTGGCCGGCAGGGAGTCCCGGGGGCCGCGGCCGGTGTTCGACTGGATCGGGTTCTCGTTCCTGGTGGCGTTTCTGGTCTGCCTGCTCTGGGCCACGTCCAATGGCCAGCGTCTGGGCTGGAACAGCATGCTGATCCAGGGCCTGCTCACGGTGGCCGCGGCGTCACTGATGGCGTTCATCTACTGGCAGCTCCGCTCCGAGGAGCCGCTCATCAACGTGCGCATCTTCGCCGTGCCCGGTTTCGCCGCGGGCTCCATCATCGGCTTCTGCTTCGGCGCGGCGCTGTTCGGCACCACCTATCTCATCCCCCTGTTCGTCCAGGAAATCCAGCAGTTCACCGCCACCAAGGCGGGCCTGCTGCTCATGCCCGCCGGGCTGGTCATGGCCCTGAGCTTCCCGCTGTCCGGGCACCTCAGTGACCGGCTGCCGCCCCATGTGCCCATTGCCATCGGCCTGGTGCTGATTGCCGTCTCCTGTTTCGCCCTGGGCATGGCCGACGTCAACACCGCCTTCTGGATCATGGTGTTCTGGATCACCGTGGGGCGTGTCGGCATGGGGCTGGGGCTGCCGTCCATCAACGCCGGCTCCCTGCGCACCCTGGATTTCAGCCAGGTGTCCCAGGGCGCCGGCGCGGTGAACTTCTCCCGTCAACTGGGTGGTGCCCTCGGGGTTAACGCGTTATCCGTGATTCTCGACCGCCGAACGTGGTTTCATACGGAAGTGATGGCGCAGACGCAGACGGCGGACAACCCGATGACCCGCCAGGTGCTCGCCCGCTTCCAGGAGCTGGCGCAGCGTCTGGGGGTGGGTGCGGATCGGCTGGAGCCCGAAGCGCTGCGCTTTCTGGGCGAGATGGTGTACCGGCAGGGCTACGCCCGCGGTTTCCAGGACAGCTTCATGGTCCTGGGCGTGGTGTTCCTGCTGGCGCTGATCCCGGCGTGGCTCATGGGGAGGTTGATCAAACAATGA
- the dctP gene encoding TRAP transporter substrate-binding protein DctP, producing the protein MLWRNSFCAAVALGLATAGTQAAAFESQTWRFGLEEIEGSVQYEYAAKFAELMDEKSDGAITVELYPYGQLGGLTDIYDAAQSGAIQLAFGSGFLGGTVPESQIFSLNFVLSDDEWLNTQVLNSDDFLMDDDFQASFRDRDLHPIAVVPEGWQVWTANQEIRTPDDMSGLAIRTMDNRLLRETYQAYGADPVTVEYGELYSALQLGQAEGNIQPVFAHEEMAFYEVQDYMIFANHAQFIATFMGNRDWWDGLSDEEREIIHEAREELVEYIHDKQQELNTDRLETIKENSDIEIIELSQDERDAFAELAHPVRQTFVDMTGERGERMLDKLLNLVQEAQLEEEDE; encoded by the coding sequence ATGCTCTGGAGAAACAGTTTCTGTGCAGCGGTGGCGCTTGGCCTTGCGACGGCAGGCACGCAGGCCGCGGCATTCGAGAGCCAGACCTGGCGGTTTGGCCTCGAAGAGATCGAGGGCAGCGTTCAGTACGAGTATGCCGCCAAGTTCGCGGAGCTCATGGACGAAAAATCCGACGGTGCCATCACGGTCGAACTCTACCCTTACGGTCAGCTCGGCGGCCTGACTGACATCTACGATGCCGCCCAGAGTGGCGCAATCCAGCTGGCGTTCGGCTCCGGCTTTCTCGGCGGCACCGTGCCCGAGAGCCAGATCTTCAGCCTGAACTTCGTGCTCTCCGACGACGAGTGGCTCAACACCCAGGTGCTGAACTCCGACGACTTCCTCATGGACGACGACTTCCAGGCGTCCTTCCGTGACCGCGACCTGCATCCCATTGCCGTCGTGCCGGAAGGCTGGCAGGTCTGGACCGCCAACCAGGAGATCCGCACGCCGGACGACATGAGCGGCCTGGCAATCCGCACCATGGACAACCGCCTGCTCCGTGAAACCTATCAGGCCTACGGGGCGGATCCGGTGACCGTGGAGTACGGCGAGCTCTACTCCGCCCTGCAGCTTGGCCAGGCCGAGGGCAACATCCAGCCGGTGTTCGCCCACGAAGAGATGGCCTTCTACGAAGTGCAGGACTACATGATCTTCGCCAACCACGCGCAGTTCATCGCCACGTTCATGGGTAACCGTGACTGGTGGGACGGCCTCTCCGACGAGGAGCGGGAGATCATCCACGAGGCCCGTGAGGAGTTGGTGGAGTACATCCACGACAAGCAGCAGGAGCTCAATACCGATCGCCTGGAGACCATCAAGGAAAACAGCGACATCGAGATCATTGAGCTGAGCCAGGACGAGCGCGACGCGTTCGCCGAACTCGCCCACCCCGTGCGTCAGACCTTCGTCGACATGACGGGCGAGCGTGGTGAGCGTATGCTCGACAAGCTTCTCAACCTTGTGCAGGAAGCACAGTTGGAAGAAGAGGACGAATAA
- a CDS encoding alpha-hydroxy-acid oxidizing protein codes for MAHYGDHQLQIYQAGLKGARPRLPMRMEDLEDAAHAVLSRESYWYVAGGAGEITMDANRTAFDKYRIHPRMLTDVSERDLSVTLFDRILPSPLLLAPIGVQSIIRPEAELAVARAAAATNVPMILSTVSAHSMERVAETMGDAPRWFQLYWPRSPELAASFVQRAEQAGYEAVVVTLDTKMMAWRARDLQNAFLPFLNGQGLANYTSDPWFRDGLERPPEEDMWPAVRRWAGEFADPSKTWKDLATLREATKLPILVKGIVHPDDARLALEHGVDGIVVSNHGGRQVDGSIAAIDALPGVATMVNGRVPVLFDSGIRTGSDVLKAKALGADAVLLGRPYIWGLALDGEDGVREVIKRVLADVDLTMALAGKAQFAEVDGSLLVD; via the coding sequence ATGGCCCACTACGGCGACCACCAGCTACAGATCTATCAGGCGGGGCTGAAAGGCGCGCGACCGCGGCTGCCCATGCGCATGGAGGATCTGGAAGACGCCGCCCACGCCGTGCTGTCCAGGGAGTCGTACTGGTACGTGGCCGGAGGCGCCGGCGAGATCACCATGGACGCCAACCGCACGGCGTTCGACAAGTACCGGATCCACCCGCGCATGCTCACGGACGTCTCCGAGCGGGACCTGTCCGTGACGCTGTTCGACCGCATCCTGCCCTCGCCGCTGCTGCTCGCCCCCATCGGCGTGCAGAGCATCATCCGTCCGGAGGCGGAGCTGGCCGTGGCACGGGCCGCCGCGGCCACCAACGTGCCCATGATTCTGTCCACGGTCTCCGCCCACAGCATGGAGCGCGTGGCCGAGACCATGGGTGATGCGCCGCGCTGGTTCCAGCTCTACTGGCCGCGCAGCCCGGAGCTGGCCGCCAGTTTCGTGCAGCGCGCCGAACAGGCCGGTTACGAGGCGGTGGTGGTCACCCTGGACACGAAGATGATGGCCTGGCGCGCCCGCGATCTGCAGAACGCGTTTCTGCCCTTTCTCAACGGCCAGGGGCTGGCCAACTACACCTCCGACCCCTGGTTCCGCGACGGCCTGGAGCGGCCGCCGGAAGAGGACATGTGGCCGGCGGTGCGCCGCTGGGCCGGGGAGTTCGCCGATCCGTCCAAGACCTGGAAGGACCTGGCCACCCTGCGCGAGGCCACCAAGCTGCCCATTCTGGTGAAGGGCATCGTTCACCCGGACGATGCGCGCCTGGCGCTGGAGCACGGCGTGGACGGCATCGTGGTCTCCAACCACGGCGGCCGTCAGGTGGACGGCAGCATCGCCGCCATCGACGCCCTGCCCGGCGTCGCCACCATGGTCAACGGCCGCGTGCCGGTGCTGTTCGACAGCGGCATCCGCACCGGTTCGGACGTGCTCAAGGCCAAGGCCCTTGGCGCCGACGCCGTGCTGCTGGGCCGGCCGTACATCTGGGGCCTGGCCCTGGACGGTGAAGACGGCGTGCGGGAGGTGATCAAGCGCGTGCTCGCGGACGTGGACCTCACCATGGCGCTGGCGGGCAAGGCGCAGTTCGCGGAGGTGGACGGAAGTCTGCTGGTGGATTAG
- a CDS encoding MarR family transcriptional regulator, whose product MMSDQANTREDNFSDLSRLGSAIAETARVLRMRLDERLRPLGLSQSKWRALLNVWRSGEGLTQKALTERLGVEGPSVVGLLDRLAADGWIERLVCSDDRRVRRIYLTDKARTTVEEIEAVAAELRGEILDGIPEQELWQCLDVLRRIRDQAERLG is encoded by the coding sequence ATGATGTCCGATCAAGCGAACACTCGCGAAGACAATTTCAGCGACCTCAGCCGCCTCGGTTCCGCCATCGCGGAGACGGCGCGCGTGCTGCGCATGCGCCTGGATGAACGGCTGCGTCCGCTGGGCCTCAGCCAGTCCAAGTGGCGCGCGCTGCTGAACGTCTGGCGCAGCGGCGAGGGGCTCACCCAGAAAGCGTTGACCGAGCGCCTGGGCGTGGAAGGTCCGTCGGTGGTCGGTCTGCTGGACAGGCTGGCGGCAGACGGCTGGATCGAACGGCTGGTGTGCAGCGACGACCGCCGGGTACGGCGTATCTATCTCACCGACAAGGCGCGCACCACCGTGGAGGAGATCGAGGCGGTTGCCGCAGAGCTGCGCGGCGAGATTCTCGACGGCATTCCAGAGCAGGAGCTGTGGCAGTGCCTGGACGTGCTGCGGCGGATCCGTGATCAGGCGGAGCGGCTGGGATGA
- a CDS encoding TRAP transporter large permease, with the protein MLTWMVILMVVLLLMGFPMMVPLLAATLFMMFTDMTFFGPDQGVSWMFSGVEQWVLAAVPMFIFAADIMTKGHTANRLLDLVSAFAGHLRGGLPITTAASCTLFGAVSGSTQATVVAMGGPMRPRLLKKGYSDNFSLALIINASDIALLIPPSIGMIVYGVIARGASIGDLFIAGILPGLMILVMISVYCYVYSRIAGIEPEERTSWPGRLKALRGAILPLGFPIIVVGGIYTGTFSPVDASAMAVLYAFILEVVIYRKVSLKDIGSIALSTGMITAVVFILVAIGYAFSQALSTAGIPQQILTPIVQTFGDNQYAALALIAVAFFIGCMFVDPIVVILILTPLFQPLVQAADLNPVHVGVIVTLQAAIGSATPPFGCDIFTAMAVFRRPYFDVIRGTPPFIFILLLATVILIMFPQISLWLPSMGAQ; encoded by the coding sequence ATGCTGACTTGGATGGTCATCCTCATGGTGGTCCTGCTGCTGATGGGCTTCCCCATGATGGTGCCGCTGCTGGCGGCCACGCTGTTCATGATGTTCACGGACATGACCTTCTTCGGCCCGGACCAGGGCGTGAGCTGGATGTTCTCCGGCGTGGAACAGTGGGTGCTGGCCGCCGTGCCCATGTTCATCTTCGCCGCCGACATCATGACCAAGGGGCATACGGCCAACCGGCTGCTGGATCTGGTCAGCGCCTTCGCCGGACACCTGCGCGGCGGCCTGCCCATCACCACGGCGGCAAGCTGCACGCTGTTCGGCGCCGTCTCCGGCTCCACCCAGGCGACGGTGGTCGCCATGGGCGGCCCCATGCGCCCGCGGCTGCTGAAGAAGGGCTATTCCGACAACTTCTCCCTGGCGCTGATCATCAACGCCAGCGACATTGCGCTGCTGATCCCGCCGAGCATCGGCATGATCGTCTACGGTGTCATCGCCCGCGGCGCGTCCATCGGCGACCTGTTCATCGCCGGCATTCTGCCGGGCCTGATGATTCTGGTGATGATCTCGGTCTACTGCTACGTGTACTCGCGCATCGCCGGCATCGAGCCGGAGGAGCGCACGTCGTGGCCCGGCCGGTTGAAGGCCCTCAGGGGCGCCATTCTGCCCCTGGGCTTTCCGATCATCGTCGTGGGCGGGATCTACACCGGTACGTTCAGCCCGGTGGATGCGTCGGCCATGGCCGTGCTGTACGCCTTCATTCTGGAGGTGGTGATCTACCGCAAGGTGAGCCTGAAGGATATCGGTTCCATCGCCCTGTCCACCGGCATGATCACCGCTGTGGTGTTCATCCTGGTGGCCATCGGCTACGCCTTCTCCCAGGCGCTGTCCACGGCGGGCATTCCGCAGCAGATTCTCACGCCCATCGTGCAGACCTTCGGCGACAACCAGTACGCGGCGCTGGCCCTGATCGCCGTGGCCTTCTTCATCGGCTGCATGTTCGTGGACCCGATCGTGGTGATCCTGATTCTCACGCCGCTGTTCCAGCCGCTGGTGCAGGCCGCCGACCTGAACCCGGTGCACGTGGGCGTGATCGTCACCCTGCAGGCGGCCATCGGCTCGGCCACACCACCATTCGGGTGCGACATATTCACGGCCATGGCCGTGTTCCGAAGGCCCTACTTCGACGTGATCCGCGGCACGCCGCCGTTCATTTTCATTCTGCTGCTGGCGACGGTCATCCTGATCATGTTCCCGCAGATTTCGCTGTGGTTGCCGTCCATGGGGGCGCAGTAG
- a CDS encoding universal stress protein gives MTLYRQILMAYDGTEAGRLALDQGAEVAKMNGAHVHLLAVLRLPASLGFMQEGYPQNWIDEQMAEVQASLDEGVERLRGCGLEVTGHRREGEPVIEISHLARELDVDLVVVGHTPRGRLARWWHGSVGTTLLDELRCSILVVVPREGEGE, from the coding sequence ATGACACTCTATCGACAGATACTGATGGCCTACGACGGCACCGAGGCCGGCCGCCTCGCCCTGGATCAGGGCGCCGAAGTGGCGAAGATGAACGGTGCCCACGTTCACCTGCTGGCGGTGCTGCGGCTACCCGCGTCGCTGGGGTTCATGCAGGAAGGCTACCCCCAGAACTGGATCGATGAGCAGATGGCGGAAGTGCAGGCCAGCCTCGATGAGGGGGTGGAGCGGCTGCGCGGCTGCGGGCTGGAGGTCACCGGGCACCGCCGCGAGGGCGAGCCGGTGATCGAGATCAGCCACCTGGCAAGGGAGCTGGACGTGGATCTGGTGGTGGTCGGCCACACGCCGCGCGGCCGGCTTGCCCGATGGTGGCACGGCTCCGTGGGCACCACGCTGCTCGACGAGCTTCGGTGCAGCATTCTCGTGGTGGTGCCGCGAGAAGGAGAGGGCGAGTGA
- a CDS encoding TRAP transporter small permease, with amino-acid sequence MGAASPRQMRPRSPVEQVIRAIDRTLEYIEVTIVAGSIILMALIMVTHVLGRMMFRIGVPGRTEVTELLIVLITFVGVSYAVRRARHISMSAIYDTLRGPARKTMIVLISVGTGALLFYMAWEAAGYVETTYNRGRSTSALNIPLWMIYISMPIGFTLAGIQYWLTAFRNLTSPEFYRSFTELEGYDEVPDAAQQSEEQPKQ; translated from the coding sequence ATGGGTGCTGCTTCACCAAGGCAGATGCGACCACGATCACCGGTCGAGCAGGTGATCCGGGCAATCGACCGCACGCTGGAGTACATCGAAGTCACGATCGTCGCGGGCTCGATCATTCTCATGGCCCTGATCATGGTCACGCACGTCCTCGGCCGCATGATGTTCCGCATTGGCGTGCCCGGCCGCACGGAAGTCACCGAGCTGCTCATCGTTCTCATCACCTTCGTCGGCGTAAGCTACGCGGTCCGCCGGGCACGTCACATCAGCATGTCAGCCATCTACGACACGCTGCGCGGCCCTGCCCGCAAGACCATGATCGTCCTGATCTCCGTCGGCACGGGTGCGCTGCTGTTCTACATGGCGTGGGAGGCAGCCGGTTACGTGGAAACCACTTACAACCGCGGTCGCTCCACGTCGGCCCTGAACATCCCGCTGTGGATGATCTACATCTCCATGCCCATCGGTTTCACGCTGGCGGGCATCCAGTACTGGCTGACAGCCTTCCGCAATCTGACGTCGCCCGAGTTCTACCGCTCGTTCACGGAGCTCGAGGGTTACGACGAAGTGCCGGATGCAGCGCAGCAGAGTGAAGAACAGCCGAAACAATAG
- a CDS encoding thioredoxin family protein: MVAKTSGTMPLGTPLPPFRLRDTDGNIVASTDFADDDALLVIFMCNHCPFVRHINLQIASFAREYMPRGLAIVGINANDAERYPDDSFDAMKREKARVGYPFPYLHDEDQSVAHRFGAVCTPEFFLFDGERELVYQGQFDGSRPGNDVPVTGDDLRAAATAVLTGTDVDPEQTPSMGCSIKWKPGNAP; encoded by the coding sequence ATGGTCGCCAAGACGTCCGGGACAATGCCGTTGGGTACACCGCTGCCCCCGTTCCGACTCCGGGATACCGACGGCAACATCGTCGCGAGCACCGATTTCGCCGACGACGACGCCCTGCTGGTCATCTTCATGTGCAACCACTGCCCCTTCGTGCGCCACATCAACCTGCAGATCGCCAGCTTCGCCCGGGAGTACATGCCCCGGGGCCTCGCGATTGTCGGCATCAACGCCAACGATGCCGAGCGTTACCCGGACGACAGTTTCGATGCCATGAAGCGGGAGAAGGCGCGGGTGGGCTACCCGTTCCCGTATCTCCACGACGAGGACCAGTCAGTGGCGCACAGGTTTGGTGCAGTCTGTACGCCCGAGTTCTTCCTTTTCGACGGCGAGCGCGAGCTGGTCTACCAGGGGCAGTTCGACGGCAGCCGCCCGGGCAACGACGTGCCCGTCACCGGGGATGATCTCCGCGCCGCGGCGACTGCGGTGCTGACCGGCACCGACGTCGACCCCGAGCAGACACCGAGCATGGGTTGCAGCATCAAGTGGAAGCCCGGCAACGCCCCGTAA
- a CDS encoding HlyD family secretion protein, translating to MSDAQPHEAKPGNGRGRKLAIAAVVLLGLVAGGGYWLYQQLTFVTEIDARVEADMVTVASRLPGWLEQMDLSQGDRVEAGDVLVRVDAREAEQRLAVYAAREEALRRELDQVEAELALARARDTARVERTRRQVSVAEADVERQTRQREKAEADLERVRGMAQDDMVSEQEVDDARHGLRLAESDLRSARARLDEARAAVDEARAEEAHQQVLAATAATLEARIGELRAEREEAALGVSDRAVRSPIDGVVAETFVNTGEHVQAGQNLLMVHEPGKVWVKANIRETEIAQVAEGQPVRIRVDGYRGEQFQGRVERIGSAATSEFALLPNPNPSGNFTKITQRIPVRIAFDDPDPRLRPGMMVEVRIDVRD from the coding sequence ATGAGCGACGCACAGCCGCACGAGGCCAAGCCCGGCAACGGTCGCGGCCGCAAGCTCGCCATTGCCGCCGTGGTCCTGCTGGGGCTGGTGGCGGGGGGTGGCTACTGGCTCTACCAGCAGCTTACGTTCGTCACCGAAATCGACGCCCGCGTGGAGGCGGACATGGTCACCGTGGCGTCGCGGTTGCCCGGGTGGCTGGAGCAGATGGACCTCAGCCAGGGCGACCGCGTCGAGGCCGGCGACGTGCTCGTGCGTGTTGATGCCCGCGAGGCGGAGCAGCGCCTGGCGGTCTACGCAGCGCGGGAGGAGGCGCTGCGGCGCGAGCTGGATCAGGTGGAAGCGGAGCTGGCCCTGGCCCGTGCCCGGGACACCGCCCGCGTGGAGCGCACACGCCGGCAGGTGAGCGTGGCCGAGGCGGACGTGGAGCGCCAGACGCGCCAGCGGGAGAAGGCCGAGGCTGACCTGGAGCGTGTGCGCGGCATGGCGCAGGACGACATGGTCTCGGAACAGGAGGTGGACGACGCCCGCCACGGCCTGCGGCTGGCGGAGAGCGACCTGCGCTCGGCACGGGCGCGTCTGGACGAGGCCCGCGCCGCCGTTGACGAGGCCCGGGCCGAGGAGGCCCACCAGCAGGTGCTGGCCGCAACGGCGGCCACGCTGGAGGCGCGGATCGGAGAACTCCGCGCCGAGCGCGAAGAGGCCGCCCTGGGCGTGAGCGACCGCGCCGTGCGCAGCCCCATCGACGGTGTGGTGGCCGAGACCTTCGTCAACACCGGCGAACACGTGCAGGCCGGACAGAACCTGCTCATGGTGCACGAGCCGGGCAAGGTGTGGGTCAAGGCGAACATCCGCGAGACGGAGATCGCCCAGGTGGCCGAGGGTCAGCCCGTGCGCATCCGGGTGGACGGCTACCGTGGCGAGCAGTTCCAGGGCCGCGTTGAGCGGATCGGCAGCGCCGCCACCAGCGAGTTCGCCCTGCTGCCGAACCCCAACCCCAGCGGCAACTTCACCAAGATCACCCAGCGCATCCCCGTGCGCATCGCCTTCGACGACCCCGACCCAAGGCTGCGCCCCGGGATGATGGTCGAGGTGCGGATTGACGTCCGAGACTGA
- a CDS encoding ketopantoate reductase family protein, whose protein sequence is MPETTPRVLIVGAGAIGSFYGAILHRGGAQVEVVSRSEADVIRDHGFRLHSRDMGDLTFRPAAVHERVEDVAEAPDFVLLSVKVLDDLDRAALIRPAVGPKTVIVLVENGIDIERPIHEAFPDNPLVSGLAFVAVSRTGKAQAEHKAYGRLVIGEYPSGAGNAAERLSALLTAGGIECPVSGNLVTERWRKAVWNAAFNPVSVIAGGATTTTILDAPGGEDFMVTLMQEVCDVAAAAGHPMPEELPVKSIGGTRKMPPYHNSMALDYLNGRPMEVEAILGNVIRAAESHGVDVPHLESVYRVTKMLQNRVATEG, encoded by the coding sequence ATGCCTGAAACCACACCCCGCGTTCTGATCGTTGGCGCCGGCGCCATCGGCAGCTTCTACGGCGCCATCCTGCACCGCGGTGGTGCGCAGGTGGAGGTGGTCAGCCGCTCCGAGGCTGACGTCATTCGCGACCACGGTTTCCGGCTGCACAGCCGCGACATGGGCGATCTCACGTTCCGGCCGGCGGCAGTCCACGAACGGGTCGAGGATGTGGCCGAGGCGCCGGATTTCGTGCTGCTGAGCGTCAAGGTACTGGACGACCTGGACCGTGCGGCCCTGATTCGCCCGGCGGTGGGCCCGAAAACGGTCATCGTGCTGGTGGAGAACGGCATCGACATCGAGCGCCCCATCCACGAAGCCTTCCCGGACAACCCGCTGGTCAGCGGCCTCGCCTTCGTTGCGGTGAGCCGCACGGGCAAGGCCCAGGCGGAGCACAAGGCCTATGGCCGCCTCGTGATCGGCGAATACCCGTCCGGTGCGGGCAACGCGGCCGAGCGCCTGTCAGCGCTGCTGACCGCCGGTGGCATCGAGTGCCCCGTGTCCGGGAATCTGGTCACCGAGCGCTGGCGCAAGGCGGTGTGGAATGCGGCGTTCAACCCGGTGTCCGTGATCGCCGGCGGCGCCACCACCACGACCATCCTCGACGCCCCGGGTGGTGAGGACTTCATGGTCACGCTCATGCAGGAGGTCTGTGACGTGGCCGCCGCCGCCGGACACCCCATGCCGGAGGAGCTGCCCGTGAAGAGCATCGGTGGCACCCGCAAGATGCCGCCGTACCACAACAGCATGGCGCTGGATTACCTCAACGGCCGGCCCATGGAGGTGGAGGCGATCCTCGGCAACGTCATCCGTGCCGCCGAGAGCCACGGCGTGGACGTGCCGCATCTCGAGAGCGTGTACCGCGTGACCAAGATGTTGCAGAACCGCGTGGCCACCGAGGGGTGA